In the Kwoniella shandongensis chromosome 1, complete sequence genome, one interval contains:
- a CDS encoding methionine-R-sulfoxide reductase: MPFISPTLVRTTISTLKASARTTPRTNPAAAGSFATNTAKLSGFGLPFAGFFGSSSRDMSQHPVQKSDEEWRAVLSPEQFRVLRKQGTERPGSSAYDKKDDSGVYHCAGCDAPLYTSKTKFKSGCGWPAFYDTVPGAVIRHEDRTLGMTRTEIVCANCGGHLGHVFKGEGYPNPIDERHCVNGISLSFKQE; this comes from the exons ATGCCTTTCATCTCACCGACACTTGTTCGAACAACCATTTCTACTCTCAAAGCTAGCGCTAGAACAACACCCAGAACGAACCCAGCAGCAGCCGGATCATTCGCCACCAATACAGCTAAATTGTCAGGATTCGGATTACCGTTCGCAGGATTCTTCGGATCGTCAAGTAGAGATATGTCGCAGCATCCTGTTCagaagagcgatgaggagTGGAGAGCTGTGCTCAGTCCagagcag TTCCGAGTACTGAGAAAGCAAGGTACTGAGCGACCCGGATCGTCAGCATACGATAAGAAAGACGACTCGGGTGTATATC ACTGTGCCGGTTGTGATGCCCCTCTCTACACTTCCAAGACAAAGTT CAAGTCCGGATGTGGATGGCCTGCATTCTACGACACAGTCCCTGGAGCTGTCATTCGACACGAAGATCGAACTTTGGGAATGACAAGGACTGAGATTGTCTGCGCGAACTG TGGTGGACATCTCGGACACGTCTTCAAAGGCGAGGGATATCCCAACCCTATCgatgagag GCATTGTGTGAACGGTATCTCTCTTTCGTTCAAGCAAGAGTGA
- a CDS encoding 60S ribosomal protein uL24 translates to MSSPLSKELRSKHTTRSLPIRKDDEVLIVRGKYKGREGKVTQVYRKKWVIHVERVHVEKSNAATVPVGIHPSNVVITNLKLDSDRRAILERKGSKESAKTEKKESGDVEMVE, encoded by the exons atgtcttctcctcttaGCAAGGAGCTCCGATCAAAGCACACC ACTCGATCTTTGCCTATCaggaaggacgacgaggtcttGATCGTCAGGGGAAAGTACAAGGGACGAGAGGGCAAGGTCacccag GTCTACCGAAAGAAGTGGGTCATTCACGTTGAGCGAGTTCACGTCGAGAAGTCCAACGCCGCCACTGTCCCCGTCGGCATCCACCCCTCCAACGTCGTCATCACCAacctcaag CTCGACAGCGACCGAAGGGCTATCCTCGAGCGAAAGGGCTCCAAGGAGTCCGCGAAGactgagaagaaggagtcTGGTGACGTCGAGATGGTCGAGTAG